A stretch of the Papaver somniferum cultivar HN1 chromosome 6, ASM357369v1, whole genome shotgun sequence genome encodes the following:
- the LOC113289016 gene encoding aconitate hydratase 1: MASKNVYESILKTLEKPGGGEFGKYYSLPALNDPRIDKLPYSIKILLESAIRNCDEFQVTQKDVEKIIDWENTSPKQVEIPFKPARVLLQDFTGVPAVVDLACMRDAMNRLGSDSNKINPLVPVDLVIDHSVQVDLARSDNAVQRNMELEFQRNKERFGFLKWGSNAFHNMLVVPPGSGIVHQVNLEYLGRVVFNTGGVLYPDSVVGTDSHTTMIDGLGVAGWGVGGIEAEATMLGQPMSMVLPGVVGFKLVGKLKDGVTATDLVLTVTQMLRKHGVVGKFVEFYGEGMSELSLADRATIANMSPEYGATMGFFPVDHVTLQYLKLTGRTDETVSMIESYLRANRMFVDYSEPQIERVYSAYLSLNLEDVEPCVSGPKRPHDRVPLKDMKADWHACLDNKVGFKGFAVPKESQSKEVEFSFKGTPAKIKHGDVVIAAITSCTNTSNPSVMLGAALVAKKACELGLEVKPWVKTSLAPGSGVVKKYLDKSGLQPYLNQLGFNIVGYGCTTCIGNSGDLDESVAAAIAENDVVAAAVLSGNRNFEGRVHPLTRANYLASPPLVVAYALAGTVNIDFDKEPIGTSKDGKDIYFRDIWPSNEEIADVVQSSVLPDMFRGTYQAITKGNPIWNELSVPSGTLYSWDPTSTYIHEPPYFKDMTMSPPGPHGVKNAYCLLNFGDSITTDHISPAGSIHKDSPAAKYLMERGVDRRDFNSYGSRRGNDEIMARGTFANIRIVNKHLKGEVGPKTVHVPSGEKLSVYDAAMKYKNDGHDTIILAGAEYGSGSSRDWAAKGPMLLGVKAVIAKSFERIHRSNLVGMGIIPLCFKAGEDAETLGLTGHERYNIDLPSSVSEIKPGQDVVVVTDNGKSFTCTARFDTEVELAYFDHGGILPYVIRNLINAKH, from the exons ATGG CTTCTAAGAATGTTTATGAAAGTATATTGAAAACACTGGAGAAACCTGGAGGTGGTGAATTCGGAAAGTATTATAGTTTACCAGCTCTTAATGATCCCAGGATTG ATAAACTTCCATACTCGATCAAGATTCTACTTGAATCTGCGATTAGGAACTGTGATGAGTTTCAAGTGACACAGAAAGATGTGGAGAAGATTATTGACTGGGAGAATACATCTCCTAAACAGGTCGAGATTCCGTTTAAACCAGCTCGTGTGCTTCTCCAG GATTTTACTGGTGTTCCTGCTGTGGTTGATTTAGCCTGCATGAGAGATGCCATGAACAGACTCGGCAGTGATTCCAATAAGATCAATCCTTTG GTTCCCGTAGATCTCGTCATTGATCACTCAGTGCAGGTGGACCTTGCTAGATCAGATAATGCTGTGCAGCGTAATATGGAACTCGAGTTTCAACGCAACAAAGAAAGATTTGGTTTTCTTAAGTGGGGTTCCAATGCATTCCATAACATGCTTGTTGTTCCTCCAGGCTCTGGGATAGTTCACCAG GTGAATCTAGAGTACCTTGGTCGAGTTGTCTTTAATACAGGGGGCGTGCTTTACCCCGACAGTGTTGTTGGAACTGATTCTCACACGACTATGATAGATGGGTTGGGTGTTGCTGGTTGGGGAGTTGGTGGAATCGAAGCAGAAGCTACAATGCTTGGGCAG CCAATGAGCATGGTCCTGCCTGGTGTTGTTGGGTTTAAATTAGTGGGAAAGTTGAAGGATGGTGTAACAGCCACTGATTTGGTTTTGACCGTAACCCAAATGCTTCGTAAACATGGAGTTGTTGGGAAGTTTGTGGAATTTTATG GCGAAGGCATGAGTGAACTTTCACTTGCTGACCGAGCCACTATTGCAAACATGTCACCTGAATATGGTGCAACCATGGGTTTTTTCCCCGTGGATCATGTCACTTTGCAATACCTGAAGCTGACTGGCAGAACTGATGAAACT GTCTCTATGATAGAGTCATACCTACGGGCAAATAGGATGTTTGTGGACTACAGCGAG CCCCAGATTGAAAGGGTGTACTCAGCTTATCTGTCTTTGAACCTTGAGGATGTAGAACCTTGTGTATCAGGACCAAAGAG GCCTCATGACCGAGTACCCTTGAAAGACATGAAAGCTGACTGGCATGCTTGCCTAGACAATAAAGTTGGATTCAAG GGATTTGCCGTACCAAAAGAATCTCAAAGTAAAGAGGTCGAATTTTCATTCAAAGGGACGCCAGCAAAGATCAAACACGGTGATGTTGTTATAGCAGCTATTACTAGTTGCACGAATACCTCAAATCCTAGTGTAATGCTTGGAGCTGCCCTGGTCGCGAAAAAGGCTTGTGAATTGGGATTAGAG GTGAAGCCATGGGTCAAGACAAGTCTTGCACCAGGTTCTGGAGTTGTTAAAAAGTATTTGGATAAAAG TGGACTGCAGCCATATTTGAATCAGCTGGGTTTTAATATTGTTGGGTATGGATGTACTACCTGCATTGGAAATTCCGGAGATCTTGATGAATCAGTGGCCGCTGCAATTGCTGAAAATG ACGTAGTGGCAGCAGCTGTTCTCTCTGGAAATAGGAATTTTGAGGGTCGTGTACATCCATTAACTAGAGCAAATTATCTTGCTTCTCCTCCTCTTGTCGTTGCGTATGCCCTTGCTGGCACG GTTAACATTGACTTTGATAAAGAACCCATTGGGACGAGTAAAGATGGGAAGGATATATATTTCAGGGATATTTGGCCATCAAATGAAGAAATAGCTGAT GTTGTGCAATCTAGTGTGTTGCCAGACATGTTCAGGGGTACATATCAAGCAATCACCAAAGGGAATCCCATCTGGAATGAGTTATCAGTTCCCTCTGGAACTCTCTACTCCTGGGACCCAACATCAACTTACATACACGAGCCTCCATATTTCAAGGACATGACTATGTCCCCTCCTGGACCCCATGGAGTAAAGAATGCATACTGCTTACTCAACTTTGGGGATAGTATTACAACTGATCATATATCTCCAGCTGGAAGCATCCATAAAGACAGTCCTGCAGCCAAGTACCTCATGGAACGTGGGGTTGATAGAAGAGACTTCAACTCTTATGGAAGTCGTCGTGGTAACGACGAGATCATGGCTAGAGGAACTTTTGCCAATATTCGCATTGTCAACAAACATTTAAAGGGAGAAGTTGGACCCAAAACGGTTCATGTACCATCAGGAGAGAAACTATCTGTTTACGATGCTGCCATG AAGTATAAGAATGACGGACACGACACAATTATCTTGGCTGGTGCTGAGTATGGAAGTGGAAGCTCACGTGATTGGGCTGCTAAGGGTCCAATGCTTTTG GGTGTGAAAGCAGTTATTGCTAAGAGTTTCGAGAGGATTCACCGTAGTAACCTGGTAGGGATGGGTATAATTCCACTTTGTTTCAAGGCAGGCGAAGATGCCGAGACTCTTGGCTTGACTGGTCATGAACGCTACAATATTGATCTCCCAAGTAGTGTGAGTGAGATCAAACCCGGACAAGATGTTGTTGTTGTCACTGATAATGGAAAGTCGTTCACATGCACTGCCCGATTTGACACAGAg GTGGAACTTGCATACTTCGACCACGGGGGTATTCTACCCTATGTCATCAGGAACTTGATTAATGCCAAGCATTAG
- the LOC113289017 gene encoding probable prolyl 4-hydroxylase 10 — MHMAPGLMSKERRTCRITYMNKKSLSLTPILAMLLFLSFLIFILLFLGILSLPITSDGFPKAYDLTSFVRGGRRNTREILRSKNDRGEQWMEVLSWEPRAFIYHNFLSSKECDYLISIGAPRMKKSTVIDTKTGGSTASKVRTSSGMFMKRGVNEVIRDIEERTADFTHIPVEHGEGLQILHYEVGQKYEPHYDYFEDEFNTKKHGGQRIATLLMYLSDVEEGGETVFPRAKGNVSYPPWEDESVERGKKGLAVKPKKGDALLFWSLKPDATKDLSSLHGGCPVIKGNKWSSTKWMHVGEFP; from the exons ATGCATATGGCTCCTGGTTTAATGTCAAAAGAGAGAAGAACTTGTCGAATTACATATATGAATAAGAAATCATTATCGTTAACACCCATTCTTGCTATGCTTCTTTTCTTGTCATTTCTCATTTTCATACTTCTGTTTCTTGGAATTCTATCACTTCCTATTACTTCTGATGGTTTTCCCAAAGCTTATGACCTCACTTCTTTCGTTCGTGGTGGTCGAAGGAATACTAGAGAGATTCTGAG AAGCAAAAATGATAGAGGGGAGCAGTGGATGGAAGTCCTGTCCTGGGAGCCCAGAGCCTTCATTTATCACAATTTTCTA TCTAGTAAAGAATGCGATTATTTGATTAGTATTGGGGCACCTCGAATGAAGAAGTCAACAGTTATTGATACCAAAACTGGTGGAAGCACAGCTAGCAA AGTGCGCACTAGCTCTGGTATGTTTATGAAGAGAGGAGTGAATGAGGTCATCAGAGATATAGAGGAAAGAACTGCAGATTTCACTCATATACCTGTAG AGCATGGAGAAGGACTTCAAATTCTCCACTATGAAGTTGGACAGAAATATGAACCTCACTATGATTACtttgaggatgaattcaataCAAAGAAGCATGGAGGTCAACGGATAGCTACATTACTGATGTATCT ATCAGACGTTGAAGAAGGAGGTGAGACAGTTTTTCCCAGGGCCAAGGGAAATGTCAGTTATCCCCCATGGGAGGATGAGTCAGTGGAACGCGGTAAAAAGGGACTAGCTGTTAAACCTAAAAAGGGTGATGCATTATTGTTCTGGAGCTTGAAGCCTGACGCCACTAAAGATCTGTCAAGTTTGCATG GTGGTTGTCCTGTAATTAAAGGCAATAAGTGGTCATCTACAAAGTGGATGCACGTTGGCGAATTTCCTTAG